DNA sequence from the Macrobrachium nipponense isolate FS-2020 chromosome 41, ASM1510439v2, whole genome shotgun sequence genome:
ttacctcacacctgttttgatgaacttagtctgattttctgcaatactggtaagttgttaagggatcactgttgcctttagagtattcagtcgtttagtacctgttatgagggttcaggtgtctggcttttggtgaggtaataattgatgaatagtaaccagatacttggcacttcgtaaaattgtatatatatatatatatatatatatatatatatatatatatatatatatatacacgataaagATCGAGGGCAAGAACAcaaagagattcacattatgctttaatcctacgtttcatgacaacatcgccacatcttcagggattcttctacaaaataaagtataaatatgtttacataaaataagagctgattacaagatccaatagttgaacagttaaaacagtttaatggtaaaattacaactctcacgcttaaattacatgcacacttgattaaaagtgaccagaagtaccaaacaacttataAATaacgagaagaacatttaaaaatttcggCTAAATTAcacttatacataaaaataacaacaaatacaataaaaagtaaaagtcatgtGTAcataaaaccacagccaaaaacagctcaacacttaaccaacctttcagcatcaaagataaaaaaaaaaaacactaaaagtaaacaacgtcaagaggcacaaggaatgagagaacaattaggctaaaaacaaagggacagcagaggaatggttgtttaaggtTGGAACTCGTAgcttgatgttcagagtttccaaaatcaacagttcgttgagtTCCCATGtctggccaataattttaaaattttcttgttgattgtagctttacatttaatagtgtgcttcCTTATGTAAGATGTTTCTGGGTTAGATAGCTTACACCCGGTTCTATAACTAACGTCCCGATGGGAATCGGCTCTGACCGTGAGAAGACGCCCGGTAGAtcccacatattttcccagatttaTGAATGCACTTGTCCCAGAtttaatctgggaaaatatgtgggatctacccggcgtcttctcagggtcagatccgattcccatcggggcgttagttatagaactgggtgtaAGCTATCTAACCCAGAAACATCTTACATAAGGAAGCACACTACTAACTGTAAAGCTACAATCAaacacaaagattttaaaattattggccaaacaagggaactcaacgaactgttgattttggaaattctgaacatcaaactacgagttccaaacTTAAATAACCATTCCCCTGCTATCcccttgtttttagcctaattgtTCTCTCATTCCTTGTGcttcttgacgttgtttacttttagtgggttttttttttatctttgatgctgaaaggttggttaagtgttgagctgttttttggctgtggttttatgtacatatgacttttactttttattgtatttgttatttttatgtatgtgtaatttagctgaaatttttaaatgttcttctcgtcatttgtaagttgtttggtacttctggtcaCTTTTAATCAAGTATGCATGTAATTTAAgcgtgagagttgtaattttaccattaaactattccaacttttcaactattgaatcttgtaatcagctcttattttatgttgacatattatactttattttgtagaaaaatcccttatactttattttgtagaaaaatccctgaagatgtggcgatgttgtcatgaaacgtaggattaaagcataatgtgaatctcttcgtgttcctgccctaaATCTTTATCGTGTGAATAAACGCGCTGTACGTCTgacctgtgttgtgtgtgtatatatatatatatatatatatatatatatatatgtgtgtgtgtgtgtgtgtgtgtgtgtgtatgtatatatatatatatataatatatatatatatatatatatatatatatattgtaacaaataaacatgtagacatataatatgtcatatatttaatatatgactGATGAAATTCTACCACCAACTTCaaaaaatattagatattttttatgtatatatctagaatTTAGCATTGGTGACTTTCCAGAAGTCTGAGAATTTCTGCTGATTGGGTATTGTCCACtttgaaatatatgaatgaatgaataagtgagTGAATGGACTAAAAGCGAGAGTCTAAAGCCTTGTCTACACCAGCGGGCACTGTCTGACGGGCAAAcgctgttcccataacccgttccacaATACTCACTGATCGATTATGGAGCCAGAATGAGCCAATTGTGTGGTAACACGGCTTCAGAAgccagagaaaatataaacagctggaagtgcccaaggggcatgcccgctagtgtggacaggccataacATTATGCCACTTACCTCCGAGGTAGATAAGAAGCACCCCATAGAAATCCCCAAGTTCCAAAGGTCGGCTGATGGTCTCAGTCTGGAACTTGGAACAAAACCGCACGTTCGATAATGCATTGCTGGTGATGTGGTCCAGGATTCCAGCCTCTTTCAGCCTTTGGAGTCTGGAATGCATGTTATGTCACGTGATCATTCCTAAATATCCTATACTGACAAGACAGCACATTTTAATCCATTCGCATTTCCTGTATTGTTTTGAAATATAGACGTGAATTGTAGCAAGACACCCACGTGCCAGAAGAAAcgtccacacaaacacacatacctgCATGTGTGTAAACGTATTCAGTATAATCTCTGGCCTATTTTCCACCAGAtataagtcacacacacacacacacacacacacacacgcacacacacacacacacatatatatatatatatatatatatatatatatatatatatatatatatatatgtttgattgaaatcacgaagaaataaaaaacacgatgattatacaaacaaagttacagccacgaaggaaaattgaaacactggagatgctaaataTGTTCATCTAATTACcaagacttatatatatgtatatatatatatatatatatatataatatatatatataattatatataatgtgtgtgtgtgtgtgtgtgtgtgtgtgtgtgtgtcttggtaATTAGATGAACGTACTTAACATAtccagtttcaattttccttcttggctgtaactttgttcgtataatcttcatgttttttatttctttgtgatttaaatcaaacatatatatatatatatatatatatatataatatatatatatatatatatatatatatatgtgtgtgtgtgtgtgtgtgcgtgcgtgtgtgtgtgtgtgtgtaacttataTCTGGTGGAAAATAGGCCAGAAATTATACTGAataagtttacacacacacacacacgcaggtatatgtgtgtttgtatggacgtttctctgggaaaaaaaaatcatttttaattatgcaGAAAATGTCTAGTTGTTGTAAAATAGCATATCATTTCTGTGCAATTGCATGAAGGATGAAATTCACTGGTCATCTTGACATACTATTCATGATCTACAAGTATATCTAGCAGTGACTCCCAACCTTTTTACTATCAACaaaccccctatatatatatatatatatatatatatgtatgtatacacgagttaagtatatcttagttttaccagaccactgagctgattaacagctctatagggctggcccgaaggattagatatttttacgtagctaggaaccaattggttacctagcaacgggacctacagcttattgtgggatccgaaccacattgtatcgaggaatgaatttctatcaccagaaataaattcctctggttccacgttggccgtgccgaggatcgaacttcggaccaccggatcggtagtcgagtgcgaaatccactcggccaacgagggactTGTATGTATacacgagtgtatatatatatatatatatatatatattatatatatatatatatatatatatatatatatatatatatatatatatataggggggttTCTTGCCAGTAAAAAGGTTGGGAGTCACTACTAGATATACTTGTAGATCATGAATAGTATGTCAAGATGGCCAGTGAATTTAATCTTTTATGCAATTACACAGAAATGATATGCTATTTCACAACTAGACTTCCAAATTCTCGTGATttagtcatacacacacacacacacacacacacacacacacacacacacacacacacacacacatatatatatatatatatatatatatatatatatatatatatatatataatatgcacacgTTTACAATCAAGAATTCTTTTCCTTGAATTACTTACATAGGGTTCACTTTGAGCATCAGAGCTGAGCCTTTGGCGAAAGCGTAGCTGAAAGCAACTGCTCCAAAAAATGTTTCAGACGCGATGTACAAAGGACATTGTctcgtctgtaaaaaaaaataagaaaaaaatcaattatacaaatatgagatTTTGGTAGTAGCCTATAAGAAATTTCATtgaatatttgtaatattttcctCTGAATGTAATAATGTTTTGCTCAGTAAGTACAACTCCCATTATCAGCATTCATTGGACTTAGCAAATGTGTTTCACAATTAGGGTAAGTTCAGCAGTATAAATGGTGGGAGAAAGTTAGGATATATTGCAGCAAgcgatgtaaataaaaaataaaaattcaatataacaCTCGGATCAGAATTATAcccttaaaatacattttctgtaaatgaacTGAAAGTCGTTATAGCATGAGGCCCTATGAAGAGAGAACGTACGCGCTCGAATCCTTGGTGTATGAGGTACCAGACTATTATTTTCCCGGTGAACACTGCATGCCGCCCATTCAAGACGCCCTCGGTGGCCTTCTGGGCCTCGAAGTGAACCAGGGCTTGCTTCTGGAGGCGGTACAGAGCTGAGTCAGGTGGAGCATTCTGTATTCGGAGAGGAGACATGGAGAAACCGGCTTAGCGTTATATTAACCTCGTTAGGTTTGTTAGGACTGAATTGCAACTGTGATGTGAATGACTCTCGATATaccctatacaggcagtccccggcttatgacgggtttggcttacatcATTCTGAGGTTATgatgcttttcaattattttcgccaggaattatttccaggtttacggcgcatgttccagggttacgacgccgatctgaCGGAAGAAGTATGACATCAAAAATGCTAAATAATCTATATTTGAAGTTTTTgagataaaatgtaataaaaatgcattttacatagtttttgatacacccaaagcattaaaagtaaggttttcttagggtttttgacGATTTTCTGGCTTACTATGATTTTTGTCTTACGATGCCTCTCAAGAATAGAACCCTCGTCATAAGCCGGGGAATGCATATATCATGTTTTTTATACGAAATAGCATTTTTTTAATGACGGCAAAGCTAGTTTAGCTATAGATTAAGGTAGAAATATATATCCATCTAAGGTGGCTGCAGTGGAAAtggtaaaggattaataattctgtctatGTGTATTCCATATGTCAAAATGCAGAGATGGAGACGTCCACAAGCATCTGAAGTCTGAATTGTTTCCGAAGCAAAAAGAAATCGGTAAAAACACTGGTTTCAATCAGTTTGCCTTAAGAGAAAATGCATTAAGAATTTGAGGGTCTGACAACATCAGCGTATGTTGCACGTTATCCGAAACGTAAATTCCCGTTAACTTTTCAGACTACCAAGGACAAGCAAATCCATCTCCGCCATAGGTGTGCTGGTTACAGCACCCAGGCCCTTTATAatccaaggtctagaccttgctTTATTCGGGGCAGTCTCCCTGAGGACTGCTCAGTTGGAACTAAAGAAGTTCAAACGAAGgtgtaatgcattactacctgTTATCTATGTATTCATTCGTTCATTAATTTTCCTGGTCTAGAAAGCGATTTCATGTTTCCGTATTCCCATtactctgttacttctttctgacgaccactattctttggaagcttgaatttcaagatagtggccctgtgggcttgttacctctgaataataataacattgataataactgatacattagaaaaaataaagatcaCCGACGCTTTAATTCCGTTCGAAATACCGAAGACGACTATGAACTCACTGTTACTTACGGTCTAGGTACCTAGACCGTGCTGTTACTCACCATCATTGCAGTGTAAACAAAGCTTTGAGCCGGCAGATACGTCTTGATTCCGGAGTGAACGAGCTCTTCCATGCTGTCGAACGGCAGCCTCACCTTTGGCAGGGTGAGCATGGCCATCAGGTTGCTCCTGTAGACGGTGCTCACCACCATGGAGAGCAGAAGCCAAATGCCCGTGATGATCTTGATGGACTGGCCACTCAGGTACCAGGAGCAAGCTGCAAAGATGAGGTGATTCATGAAAGTAATTTATCAAGAGTTCCCCTACAGTTGAGTAAATGTGCCTTGTtattgaacttctcagttccagaggtcctttattcctcacaccgttggagtTTGGAACAGCCTTCCTGGGGATGTTTTctaattggaacttcaaaaattcaagcgaagatgcaatgcattactacatatattgcatagagagagagagagagagaagctactcACGCTGACCAATGAACGCAGAGAACGTCCAGAAACACGAGTACCACAAACTTTTAGAAGGaagctctctctcctgcatccCTTGACCGTTGTCGTCCTTCCACTGGATCATCTTCGCTTCCTTGCTTTCGTCCGTCCTTTGCAATGAGACGAagttaatattttacatttacagACTGAATTTCGATTGATTTTGAGCTGTGGTGCATGCAAGCAAGCTATGTGACGGCATAGGTCTTTTCCGAGTTACGTGAATGGCAGTCAAAAAGGGAGGGAAAACTCAGTCATTTGAATTCACTTCGaaagaacaaaataacaaaatgtagTTAATGCTTATAGGGACCAACAACATTGGCATGAATGGTTGATAGAGCGTAAACATTTGAGGCATAAGAGAAATTCATGATACAAGAACTAACCCATTGCCGTCTAGTGACCAGCCCCCCACTTTACTTACCCGGTCGAGATAGTTGGTTCTACCAGTTCCCTCCGCTGTATAAGGAAAATCGCTCCGCAGACAACTATGAAAACTAGGCCCAAGTACAACCATAGCTGTTGGGCACCAATAATCATAAGGAgtgtgttattttgttatttgtggtTGTCATCCATTCTTTATCCCAGTGCTAAGAAGAATTAATCAGTTCATCTACATGCGCTGTCtgtcgtactatatatatatatatatatatatatatatatatatatatatatatatatatatatatatatatatatatacagggccgTTTCTAGGCACAGGCGGTCGCCTGGGGCGCCATTTCCTTGGGAGGCGCCAAATTGCcatccaaaattaatatataaataaatgagagaagtattacttttacgtgaataattcaaataaataaatacaagtgtaaacgcgaaaataaatgaataatggaagtgttaaTACTTGATGCAACGGTGTTTAATGTTTCGGAAAAGTTGGCAACACTGGATAGGTAGATGTCGTCAGTATCAAGGagctttaaaactaagacagCCGCCTGCTCGCGACGCCACCTTAGTTAAGTTCTAAGCATCGTGTTTACACcaatctttacttctttttttaagtcTTCTTAAGTTGTCAACGCAGCTGCCAAGCAATCAAGATGCTAGTTGTGTTCGaaattgtttatgttattatttccagCCTGGAGGAAAGGGGGGCGCCATAAAGAGTTATTGCCTGGGGCGCCTAATGAACTAGAAAcggccctgtatatatatatatatatatatatatatatatatattatatatatatatatgattgtaatcACTTTAGcaagtgattcatttatcacacatatccacaggtgaaaaataagaggcggggtgtaggtcctgaccggtttagactttatttccaagcctcctatttttcacctgtggagatatattatatgtatgtatgtatgtatatatatatatatatatatatatatattatatatatatatatatatatatatggtgtaccTTCCTTTAGCCATCGTTCATACAGTTAAGATCCAGCTTTTAGGAAATACAAAAGTGAAATATAATTCTACTGTCATTTAGTTTGATTTAGTTTACTATGTTATTACCACTATCGCTACCAATGTTCCTACTTAAATTACTTTTGTAGGGATCTATTGGGAACTCACTCTTTCAAGCCAGCTTTGGCCGAAATTCGACGTTCAATTCAGTCCTCACCTCAAACGTGAAGGGTTTGAACATTCCGTTCACGTCAGATTCGAGTCGTGGCCACTTGTGAGCCAGCACCTTCTCGTCCATGGTGACTGGGACGCTGAAGTCGAAGTAGCGAGCCCTGTCTTCCGTCATCGACACCATGACGCCGGACATGTCTGCCTCCTTCAAGGTGAAAATCAGTGCACAATGacgacagacggacagacatacacatacagatatattatatatatacacagacagacaaCTTCCCGCTTTTTCTTGAGAATTTGTGAGCAGAATCTTTAGGTCGGTTTTCGGTTCAAGAGCAACGTCGGTCGTTCCCTGAGAGAGCAAGTATTAAAAGACGTCGAATTTACCTCCAAGAAAAATAACTGTTTATCCAAGGGCAAACTTTGATAATTATGTTTAACTCTCCAAGTACCTTGATGTCGGAGTCACGTACCATTCATTTGCAAATTTAAAAGCATGATACACATACtgagaaatttataaatatacatacatacattttatatatatatttatatatatatcagggtgaccagacgtcccgtaTTTGACGGAATTGTCCCATATTTAGGACATTTGTCCCGTGTCCCGTATCGaccctccccgggacgccttttgtcccgtattttcaatatttgaaaaaaaaaattacaatctatTAGTGAAATTTTACAAAATACGGGGTAAAGGCGGCCGCCCAAAATTGGCAACAGTGCAGTGGGCTGAGAACGAACAAATCTGTCCTTGGTATTTGATTTTTTACACATAAGGCAGCATGACCGACAAAAAGTGTAACTAAAAAGGAAGTGAAAATATGTACTTTTAGACCAGAGAGGAAAAATTGCAGTGATTTCAAGCAATGGCTCgtcccccaaaacaacaacaaaagcggaGCATACTGCAAAATATGCTCGAAGAATTTTAGCATTACGCACGGTGGACTGAGGGATATGCGACAGCATGGATCAACAGCCgcacaaatcaaataaacaagcaGCCTCAGCTGCAGCAGtgttaggaataatatcattattgcccagcccaaaacaaaaaattctacAGAGGCaaagaaggtatatatatatatatatatatatatatatatatatatatatatatattatatatatatatatatatatatatatatatatatatatatatatatatatatatatatatatatatatatatatatatatatattgttcaactacctctCCAATTTAGGTgtcccttatttcaattttcaagaTCTGGtcaccctgatatatatatatatgtatatatatatatatatatatataatatatatatatat
Encoded proteins:
- the LOC135212542 gene encoding glutamate receptor 1-like, which codes for MRGMGQQLPNGSWIGLLGVIFKKEADMSGVMVSMTEDRARYFDFSVPVTMDEKVLAHKWPRLESDVNGMFKPFTFELWLYLGLVFIVVCGAIFLIQRRELVEPTISTGTDESKEAKMIQWKDDNGQGMQERELPSKSLWYSCFWTFSAFIGQPCSWYLSGQSIKIITGIWLLLSMVVSTVYRSNLMAMLTLPKVRLPFDSMEELVHSGIKTYLPAQSFVYTAMMNAPPDSALYRLQKQALVHFEAQKATEGVLNGRHAVFTGKIIVWYLIHQGFERTRQCPLYIASETFFGAVAFSYAFAKGSALMLKVNPILQRLKEAGILDHITSNALSNVRFCSKFQTETISRPLELGDFYGVLLIYLGGMIFSFFAFVTEWYMHRNSRRK